The Melanotaenia boesemani isolate fMelBoe1 chromosome 11, fMelBoe1.pri, whole genome shotgun sequence genome includes the window CAAGGAGCTTGAGTGTAGAGAATGGAGGGGATGTGAGGGATAAACCAGGGGAAAACCAGACTTGAGGCTTGAAGGGTCATGGACACACGTGGAGCAGTTACTGCCTCCTAGGTGGGGTGTATTGGGATAACTCAGACAGTAGGGGTCCCGGCATAAACCTTGCATCAGAGATGGAGGAGAGGCTCCAGTGAGTGGGCTGGAGCTGGGGTGCTTTCCTGGAAGTCCTAAGCCCAAACTAGACTTGGTAGGATCCAAACCAGGAACAAACTGTGAGGGATATCCAGCATAGGCCCCTACAATGGAGCCATGATAGCCCATGGCAGCTGGGGGTAAGGGGAAAACAGAATGTCCTGGTTTGAAAGGCGAAACTGGTGCAATGTGTCCAGAGCTCAGGCCAGACTGTGAAGAGGCTGGCATTTCAGTCTTGCTCTCTGGCCGCGGGCTGCTGGCGGAGCTGGCATTACTGGAGTTAGCAGTGGCTCGTACTTGGCTGGAGTTGGCTAACTGAGCCCCATCCATCCCTGACTTAGCTGCATCTGAGTCTTTTTTGCCAGCACTGTTGTTGCTGTTACTGTCTGAGATGGCCTGCTCTGGACTCCCAGTTTTTCTGTCCATGTGTGAGGCCTGGGAGTGTGACGGAGGTTGTGTGGAAGGGGAATGACTTTGTCTATGGGACTGGCTCTGAGTGTGCAGGGGGGGAGAGTTGGAGCTGGGTGACCGGGAGtggggagggaaggatggacaTGAAGCACTGCCCCCGCTGGAACCTCCATTTGGAACCCTAAAAGCTGCTTTTTCTGGTGGCCCCTTTGTCACAAGAACATCCTTACGGCAGTCGCCTGATGGCTTGGAGTAAGGCTTAAAGCTGGATTTGTCATCTAGGGACTGGTGCTGCTCTCCAGGCTTGGATGACCGGTTGGAGGACTCCTTGTCTCCTAGACTACCAGAGGAGAGGGAGGCCAActtggaggaggagggaggatcAGGCTTGCCAATTTGAGAACAGGTCTGGGCCAACAGAGCTAAGGGACTCTTCTTGGCATCCAactgaggaagagaaggagggcAAAATGGTGAACTTCAGctgcttttaaagtgatttcagttttattatcattaaGACATACTGAATCAcctaaaatgcaaataaactcAATATGCAACAGCTGCCCAAAATATAATTATTGGCATAACTAGAGCAGGAAACTCATTAAAGCAACATCAGCCCTGtttattaatttcattaaaGGAAGACAGAAGACggagaaaacttttttttttaagaaaagttttagaaagaaaaagaagaagaaaaaaaagaacactttaataataaataaattaagtgttTATAAATATATCGTATAATTATGTTCGCTTTGTACAAGCAAACGGTTAATAAGAATTTTGCAGCATATTATTCGCAgcacaaatttaaaaactgtCAACGAATGGCTGTGCGTAAAAACGTCACAAACGGCATTTTAGTCCAACATTCATAGAAATGCACATGCTCTAAATGATCTGACTAAGACATTAAGAAAAATCCCATCGAATTACAACAACACAACTTCGAGAATTTTCTAtgtcgtttttttttattaacttactTCAATACTAACAGGCGCGGATGTGAGCGGCTGGAGATACTCCGGGTGCAGCAAGTGGCCGCTGTGCGCTGTCAACATCTTTACGATCCGAATAGGAAGCCTTTTAGCCTGGCGAGAAGGGTCAGAAGGAGATGGACAAGACGTGGCCGTGGAAACGGACGGTAGCACGGTTCCTCTCCGCAGTGGATCACCGCTGAAATCGGCGTCTTTGCGCTCCTGGGACTGGATGCGTAAAAGCGGTTCAGGTCCACCGGGGAGATCTCTCATCTGGATCTGGGTGCGGAATGAACTGAAGGCATACAACGAGTGGACGCGGGATTAAGTTTCATTTGCCTGCACATTTCATGATAATAAATTCAACGAAATACAGTGCCGTAATCCAAAATGGCAGAGCGCAATGTCGGTCTTCCGTGTCGGACCCAAGGTGTCTCTATAGACGAAAAAATTGCCAAAACGTCATCCtcggagaaaaaaaaacaatccaactAATTATTCCTAAATATTCCTTTATTATTTCCGGTCctgaaaaaagcacaaaaactcCAAAACAACAAAGTAGTCGCTTCTCATGAAAAACCGAGACAAGTTGCGGAATAACCCCACAGAGGAGGTAGTAGAGGAGATAGTGTGCGACAGTCCTCCGGAGTGCGTGATGCTCTCCCACTGCAGCAGGCTCACAGTCTCTCACTTCTACACAGTAAAGATGTGAGGGGAGGGATTTCAAAGCAAGCAGCCGCCATCCAATCACAAGTACCCGCATTCACAAGCAGGGCAGGGGCGATGAAAGGGGCGTGTCTTGTCGCCTGACCTCACCCTCATGCTTGAGCTGTAATGTGGATGGAAATCTGTGTCAGTGGCCTTAATAAGCCAAATGCAAACTGAACTTAAAGTAGCAATAAAATATGGCACAATAGATCTGACAGTAGTCAGAGAAAAGTGGCCACAGTTAAATTTAATGAACTGTGTGAACACATTTTGTCAAGTTTAAGTTATAGAGAATCAACTTCTTGCACAGTTTGCATTGGATTGTACTCACTTTATTCCTGCAAAAAGAACTGAATTTAAATCGAAATGATAACCTACTGTCTTTAAACATTTCTGGTATGttaatagctttattttattatagtaacaaaactGCCATCGCTGCCAGACTTAATTCAGTTTATCCAGTTTAAGGCAAAGTCACATGATTCAAGTGTGATATATTTGACTGTGATAGTGTGCCATATCTCTATGCATTTTCATTCACACGTTCCacaaacatttagttttacaaGCATTAAGACCTCTCTAGCTTTACTGTTTAAGTCTGGAGCTACCTCTCATTTCTTAAGGAAAACGGGGATACTGAACGGtgcaaagataaacaaaaaaacatatgtaaggcaaaactatgtttttaaaaattattgtaataagcttaaatttattttaagctttaCTGATGTGACCACTTTGTTCAACATAGTATGAACCCTCTGAAACAAGCTTTCTTATCATTTATTCAATTAGTCTACAGGAATAGttctttgtgctttttaaaggacatttcaaatctcttctttggatgttgagGGCCTTTTGGTTTTATTCTCTGTCAAGATAATCCCACATTGCTTCAGTATTGTTTAGGTTCAGGCTCTGGGGAGAATCCATCACTCCTTCAGACTGAACAGTGAAAGGGTATACTAAAGGTATAGACACATCTCTCATGTCCTGTCAGTTTTTCATTAGATTTTCCCCCCTATTTCTTAAGGACATTACTTTCAGGTATTGCTCTTCTGCTGTACTATTTTAGGTCTGCAActtctttttccccccttttttgtcCTCCACCTGTCCAGGTTATTTTTCAAACTTGTCATGCAAGCCATCACAAGATATGATATATTTCTGGCTATTAGGTCTTTGGTAATCACTTTGTTCGTGCAAAAATAGTCTGTGTGTCAAAGTCTTATATTTGCTATTTTTTGTAGATGGACTaaaaaaatattggaaaaaatATTGTGTAATATTGTGCAACAACTTGTTAGCACTAAAGATTCATAGAACTGAGTTAAGGAgcttaaaatacataaatacattttcaataagTAAGAAAATACTTTCTGGGGAATTCCATTATGGCTAAATGCCCCTTCAAATGATTATACAGCTTAGCCTTAAGGTACCCAATCTGTAATCCAGGATATTACAACAGTATTATTGTGTGTTTGAAGCAGTTTCATGAACCGCTGATTGCTGGCTGAATAAAATTAGAAGCAAGCCTCTCTTCTGAGGTTTAATATGTTAAATTGTTTGGCATTTCACAGCACAGGCTGGCCTTATCAGACTGTACAGCATTAGCCTACTCCTTGACTATAATGGCCGCTGCCATTTATCTGCAGCTGAGTGGAAAAGTGGCATCAGGAGGATGAAGTCACTCCAGCCTCACTCAGCAACATCCCTGTTTGACCTGTCATCATTAGGCTTAGTCATCACTCATcacccacacaccaccactCATGCTTCAATGACCTACAGAGCTCAGCATGTGAACTGAAACGTGCACGCCGCCAGTCTAAAACATCGTACAGTCTGCTTTTGAATCCGTCTGTTTGTTTAAAACTGTCTGTCCCCACCTTGGGCTGAGACACATAAACAGGTGACACATTACAACTGCTTTCTCACTGTGAGATTAAAGGTGAGGCTGGTAGCTTGAGGGAATTGcaaacgtttttttttcttttttgagaaTCCACACTGCTGATTAAGCTGTGGTACTTTAGATAGTGCTCATACTTACCATGGAGTCATCCACTTGTTAAAGGGAGAGAATGTCAAGCTGCTGTGGTGTAGGTGGGGCTGCATCAGGATGGGGGGCGTTTTGAAGGAGACCAAAGAGGAAAGCACTGGGAAAAGCCAGACAAAGGCAGTGAGAGAATGAAACAAGGGAGGGCTCAAACAACAGGGAGCAACTCCTTTTATGTGTCCCCTTGATGTAGGCTGGTAACAGCTGTTTTGGCGTGTCGATGACTGATGGCTGTTTCCTGTTGTGGATATTTTAAAAGGACAGCTTTTTAGTTTAAGAGGTTTCTCAGCATGCCCAAGTCCCCTTGGTCCTGGAGGCATTTCCATGCCTTTCCATGGCTATATCAAAGCAATAGGTATTGCTGGAACAGCCATATAAAACCTCCAGGATGGGGCTGATAGGAGCTGAGGAGGAGCAGACCCCACATGCCCCTGTGATCCTATGATTTATAGAGCTGCAGAGGCCTGTAATGGACGCCATAGTTCTGTGGCGGGGTCTAATTCATCCCTGTGTTGAAAAGCTGCCGTTTGCTTGACTCCAGAGTAAATATATAATGCTGACATTAGGCAGCTGAATTCTTCAAACCTGGCTCGAGCAAATCCTCATGTGCTCGTTTGTCTTTGCTCCATGTTTGGAAGTGCTGAGGCGTTTTGTGGCGCACAGGGGGATTAGCATTGTGTAGATGCTCTGTCTGATTGTTTAATGAGGGGCTGACATTGATGTGAGCTCATAAGAGTCCTGTTTCTTCCACctccctttttattttcaagttaTTATATTTCAACAGGCTTTTGCTGGTGTCAGCCAGACTTTGACAAGGTCTGGCTGCGTGTAGCACTGTacaaagagaaggagagagaaatgATAAAAGCAGCAGAGAGGCAAAGGAGGGAAAACGAGTGTAAATAACTCCTATTTAATTATCTGTGACTGACTTATGGGGTGTGTGGAATGGGAATAGAGGCCCGGGGCTAGGGCTCTGCTTTACCTCTAGTGTTTTCTGTAGCAGTAATAAAaccaaagggggaaaaaaagtggaTTAAGACAGTTTCATGGGGTGTAGCAGACATGGCATTTAGACCCAAACACTTAAAAAGAGCCTCACAGGCAACATTCCAGGCAGGACAGAATGTTGAAACAAGGATTTCCTTGAGCTGAAAGGTCCACAAACAATATCTACACAGTGCTCTTAATGTATTCACACTTCCTCATTTGTCTTTCTGCGGCTGCCTTTTCCCTATCTTTGACATACACGTACTAATCctttcacagctgagtgtgcaTGCACTCAAATGTGAAAATGTAGCCttcgcacacaaacataaacagacaGGCCAGCATACATGATAACATcttaaagtgtgtgtttttgaagTTCTTACAGAGTGCCATTTATCTGACTGCCTGCATGGTAAATCTGTGTGTCAGAGTCAGAGCTGTGGCTGACAGCCTTATCTCTTCAGTTTAGGAGGGAGATTGTCTCTCTTGTCAGCTCATCACGTCTCACAAGCTAACGCTCTTATCCACTCTGCCTACCTGTCGTCTATCTGTCTGCATTATAATCACACCAGGATAATAGGCTTCCACTCCGTGTTCACAGATCGGCACTTTTATTTCCGACCTCACAGGGTTCCTCCTTGTCGTTCTTGCTACACCTGAAATTCATTCGCAGACAAGCACGTAGGCTGCACAACGCCCACACCAATGCAACCTGAAGTCCTCACTGCACGCTtggaaaacaaagctgctaTTGTCCTCCATACAGAGGAGTTATCAAGAGCATAGTGAGAGGAGGGGAAAGGGAAGGTGGAGGGGAAAAGGGTCCTGCACTGCCAGACACTGTCTGCACCAAATCAGATCATCCAGTATTGTTGTGTGAAATTTGACATGACATcaaaggacatttttttttacttttctattgATCATATGGTGGGGGGACGTTATTTTGACAACAGCACAATCAAGGTATTCACAAGCTGGACCCATGACACATCTGGTAAAAGGAACAACAACAGGCCAAGCAAAGGAAATCTTCCCAAACATTCCTCCAGCTTGTTTAAGTCAGTGTTGCTTTCTCTAGCCATAGTCAGAGTCTACCTCAGCATCTCTATCATCCAACTGTTTTTGATGGGGTGCAGCTGAGAACATATAGTGCCTTCCCCTCTTTTAGtgaggtaaaaagaaaagaaaggacaaTGTAAAAACTTAAACACAGCTCCATTGCCATGCACAGAAGAACATCTTGTTGGGTTTTGTGACCTTGTGGACTACAAGGCTCCTGCTAAACAAAAGTGAAGACAACATGAGAGGTGAGACAGGCGAGTCTCAGCAGTAAATGTCAATCGTCACAAGCCACAGTGAAGCAAAGTCATGTAATTAGCCATGGCTTTGATTTGACAAGGGGTGGTATCGGTCTATTAAGTCTGTCAATGTCAACATAAATCAGCCTCTCTCAGGCGTGCCACATCAAACAAACAGTTATTGAATTGGCTCACCCATGCCAATAATGTCTCTGCATGTACATGCCAGCCCTAGGTCCCAGCAGGAGCAGAAAACCTTCAACAGAGAGAGTTAAACACAGGAAATTGGAAAAAATTTTTAggctacataaaaaaaaaaaaaaaaacattaaacagggTTTCTAAAactattctgttttttttttttggtgaccTAAACGTCATGTCTGGTCCAGCAAAAGTGGGAAATACTTTTTTATAAAAGGAGTTTCAGAAGAGATGGGAAAAAGCATTCCATACACAGTTCTGGTGAGGCCAAATTATTTTTCTCAACTGAGTCTTTGTGGTGACAAAGTACCATGCTTGTCCCTGGCAGTAATTCACAAGCACATGAATACATGAAAGTGAAACACTGCCATATATCACCCCCTCCCTCCTACGAAGTTCTCCATGTGAGCAACGCAAAGTCATACACAGCCGTTTGTTATGCAGTCGTGCATTCTCATTTTGAACTGTGCTTTGAGGGCTATGGGCCAAGTTGACACTTATGAAATATTTCCCTTGCTGACCTTAGCTACTGCCTCAGCTGGGAAGATTAATCCTCTGTCGGCAGACACTGGGAACACATTGGAAcagtagcacacacacacacacacacacacacacacacacacacacacacacacacacacacacacacacacacacacacacacacacacacacatgcttctTTTCAGTGACTAGAAAACAAAGCAGTAGAAACAACTTTGTTTGTGGTAGTAATTATTACAGcttcttttgatttattttagctACACTTGATAGTGTGCTGGTTACAAAGCAGAAAAGGGAGCGAGTTGGATGGAATGCAATGCAGGTTATGAGCTGCAGTCAAACAGCAAATACTGCTCTCTACAGAATAAAGCAACAATAAGTAAAAAAGTTTTCTCTCTTGAAGTATTCCTAATTCAAATATAGTGCATACAGCACATAGAAGAGGTGGAAAGCATCAGTTAAAAGTGGATCAGGTGGTTGGGAATGGTTGAGGACAGCTTCTGTTAAGGAGAGAAATGACAGactgtataaaaataataaagaaagcaTTGAAAAGGGCAGGTATGAATTATCAGGATAGGTCCATCATAATTCTTGGAATTCTCTGCAATAAAGCAACTGAAGACCAGAAAAATCTCGTCTTAATGTAAAATCAACTTTTAGAAAATTCTAGGAACAATAATCTAAATCAAGTATACTTTTTATATTATGACCAAggcggaggtcatgtatttgACAGCATTGGtttgtccgtctgtctgtctgtctgcaacaTAACTCAGAGTTATGGATGGATTCTGATaaaatttcaggaaatctcaaaaatggaataaggaacaagtgattacatgTTGGGAGTGGTCTGGATCGCTGCCtagatccaggaattttttaaaggattctttccTATGGGGAGATGGGGATAATTTTGCTATTAGAGCTTCtatttcaaaaatatttttcagattaaaacgatgttaaaaaaaaaaaaaaacttcaccaTCAAGTTCAAGATGAAATATAAAACCCACAAGATTTAATCTGTAAATATTACAGAAACCAAGAGCACGATGTCTCATGTAAATACCAATttttttcatcaataaaatgtaaGTGGTTATGACCTTACACTGTCCTGTTCGATATGCTAACCCTAAGCAAGAGCAATATTGAAGACTGCTCTGCAGCCACCCATCTGGAACTCACTTCTTCATTCTTTCTCTTCCTTCTGGAGGTTGATCAAGTCTCTGTCCAGCTTTGTCCTCTCTACGCAACAGCAGATGACTTGGCTGCATTTGGTCTTTTGTAAAAGGCTATTCAGTTGCCAGGAGAGCAAGCTGCTCTTGCAGTTCCTGCCAGAGTGTTGTACTACTTGTGTGTCGTAAATTACCCAGGACAGTGTACAACAACAGGGTTTGGGATTGTGGGGGTTTGACGTGAAGGAAAATGGGAGAGAAAGGAGAAAGGGTGAAGGAGTaagtgtggttttctttttggtcTATGGTGATGAATGGGTTTCTGAACAAGGCAGAAAATACATCATATCACCTTTAGTGGCTACACATTTCTGCAGTCGTAACTCAATGTTTAAAAATAGGGAGGGGAGGGTGAAATACGACATCATATATTCCTCCGAACGACACTTTTACGAGCCCTTCCTGCAGTATAAAGGCATTGATTGCTATTTCAAAGCTCGACGTCAGAGTCAGTGAGTGCTGAGTACCTCCAGCTGCCAGCTATCTAAATGCATAGGGCCCAAAATATAGCTTGTTTCTATTAAAATAGGTAGATTTTGAGGTTCACACATAGTTTTTCTATGTGGAAAGTTTCTGCCTTGATTatccataaaacattttattttaaaaaagtgagtGTTTAAGGGATTATATATTTATCTACTCTCTGTGGGTGGtcataatgtaaaaaaagaaaaaaaaaagatatcatTGACAAGTTGTGTTGAGAACAGTTTACCACTCTGTTTATGCTCCAAGCTGACCACACAATCCATACTGTTTAGAAAAGATAAATTAATGAACTATTTTGCAGATTGGTCAGTTAGTAAAAGTTTAAAACTGTCTTGTGTAATAGGGTCCGTTCTACAATAAAGCCGTTGTTGTTTAATAGGAAAAGGAAACATTGGCTACGATGGAAAAAGGAGCACCAAAAACAGGCCTTTCACACATAAGTGAGTGAAACAatttcaaaacacattttacagtgGAGTAATGTAATATGTTACAGAAGGATCGTTATGCCCTTTTTTTTCAAAGGTTTGCATCATTCCCTAAGGTCAcataaaatacaacacataAAAAACCAACAGCTCCCTTCTTAACCATATCTGTACATTTCTGTTTATAGTCTTTGGTTAATGGGATTAAGTAAGCAATTAACCCTACTTCATCCATCTTTTCTGCAGGGTGTGCCTCTTTTAAAGATCAGTTGTACAGCCTTCTATGACTGCACAAATATGAATTTAGACACAAAACTACATTCAATAATCCTTGAAGTACGGTATATGTATAGTATGCAAGAAGTAAACTGCCTGAAAGCTCACACTGGCACACACAGTAAACTGAGCTTATACTATCACACACCAAATTGGTAGAAAAACATCTCACTGGCATTTTTCTCTAAATCTAATAGCCTTCGAGTTAAGGAGCTGAGGATGAACTCAGGACAGTGGGACCTAAAATTATGAACCTGAAATTAGTCCTGAGGACTGACTGCTGAGGGAACAGGTAAAAGAGCAGTTTAAacaatatatatgaatataagATGTTGTAATTTAgttactaaaaacaaacaagatgcAAAGATAGATTCAACATAAAAGACACAACTTTCCTTGTTTAAAACCAACATACATGTAGAAATCTTACACCCAAAATTTGTTGCTTTGGATGTGCACCCAGAGATTTCAGAGAACAGCAGAACCATCAGGAGGAGATGAAAACAGAgtgagaaaaaagaagcagaggaagagtGCTGGGACATGAGGTCAGCTATGACTAAACCCCCTGTGCCCAGCATCTTCCTCATTAATGCTCAGCTAGCTTTGGTaagagaagaaaagatgagTTTGCTAACATTCCCAACAATCCATGCACAAACTTGAGAGACATTGTTTAATTGACTTGGAATACTCCAACGTAGACCAGCCCCAAACATTCACAAATGTCTTCTTTACTGCAGTTCATGTCCACCCACGTATTAACCCCAAGCTAGCCATGGGGAAGCTACATGATGCCATATGAATGCAGCAAAAAACACCCaaagagttttgttttattgtggcAGGTGATTTATGCTACTCCAACCAAAAGACTGTGGTCTTTGCTAATTCAACATGAATGTGGACATCAAAACAATGAGAAAGAAAACGCCCAATACAAAGGAGCTTATAAGATTCAGTCttcttctcatctttttttgttttcataatttgtAAGTAATTTTAATTGTTCGTTTTAACTGTTCATTGTTGTAATAGTTACATTGATACTGATACTTTTtgctgcctcttggccaggactcccttgcaaaagaggtttttaatctcagtgggacttcctggttaagtaaaggttaaattaaaaaaaaattaaaaatctttgGTAGTCAGACTACCTATCCCTATTCCTGACTCCAGCCTACAAACTTGATTgttacaacaaaaaacatataaGAAGCAAGCTTCCTCAgccctgcaggactgctttgaGGACACCAGATTTGAACTCTTTTAATATCTAGACATTGGATTCCACACCAAAGTGGTTATGTCTTATCTGCACGGTAATCACATCcatcaaaaaacaaatcaaaacattcTCTCACCATAAGTAGGGTGTGGAAACTGCTCAGATCCCCAGGATACAGTGCTGAGGTCTGAAGACAGAGAAGAACACAGGAAAGCAAGGGCCACTTTGCAAGGAGGTATCACTCTGGCAAAGCTTGGGAACAAGCAATGCAATGAAGACAGCTCCAATGCAAGCACCATGCAACAAGTAATGAGGAACATTACTGACTACCAGTAGAGCATCACCACCGTGGGCCCCATCATTACTGATTAGCTAAATACATtctttaagattaaaaataaagtaaggCATCACTGTACATGtctctttaaagaaaatactgtgtttttttacattcattaattttctataaCGCTGATTCCAACTTGTTTTAGAACAAATAGGACAACTGCTCATGCATTAATAGATTTCACTGAAGAAATAACAACGGccatagaaaataaagaatatgcTGTAGGGATTTTTTTAGACTTACAGAAAGCATTTGATACTGTGAATCATGAACTGTTAATGGAAAAATTGCATGGATATGGAATTAGAGGGATAGCATATAATTGGATCAATAGCtacttaaaaaatagaaaacaatatgTTCAATTACATGAAGCTAAGTCTAGTGTACAAAGTGTAATAAGTGGGGTGCCCCAGGGGTCAGTTTTGGGgccatttctgttcattttgtacataaataatatatgtgaattgacaacaaacatgaaaatcattttatttgcagatgatgcaAATTTAGTTTGCTGTGGggaaaatctgcagcaactccTGGATATCGTCGAAAAAGAACTCACTAAGTTGAAGAAATGgtttgatgaaaataaactaacctTGAATGtaagtaaaactaaatttatgATCTTTGGGAATCGCCGaatagacacaaacaaacaactatTGATAGACAATACTAAAATAGAAAGAGTAACTGAGATAAAATTTCTTGGGGTAATAAtagatgataaaataaactggaaatcgcatataaattatataaaatccaAAATTTCCAAATCAATTGCAGTTTTATACAGGGTCAAGCACCTCCTAAATCAAGCATCACTTTTCACTTTGTACTGTTCCTTCATACTACCATATATGACCTATTGTGTGGAAGTTTGGGGAAACacttataaaacaaacactgatccaatatacattctacagaaaaaagcaataaggATTGTTTGCAATGCAGAGTTTAGACAACCAACCAATCAACTCTTTGTTAAACTGAACGCACTTAAGTTTAAAGACCTTGTTGACTTTAAAACAGCACAACTAATGTACGGTGTAATTCATCGGAAGGTTCCTGATGGTATCCAGGGGTTGTTTCAGATTAGGGAAAGTAGATACGGTCTGCGAggaatgtgtatttttaaaaaacaaccagtaagaacaaacataaaactacaTAGCCCTGCAATCCGGGGAGTCAATTTGTGGAATAAAttgaacaataaaatgaaactatgtgaaacaataaatatatttaagaaacTATTCAAAACTGATAAATTTTGTATATATAGGACGGAAATATAATGATTAAATTGTATCTTTGTTACTACCTTGTTTCTGTGGAAAATGCTGTGATTGTTATAAATTGTCAGCTGAtagtatatttgttttattattagtatgtttatttttgtttttgggagcaggccctgaaaagttttttttacttctgcctgctccttttttttttcggACCACAAAGGTAATCAGGCAAGCAATTCAAATTGTATGAAAGAGGGGAAAAGGGACAAAGAAGGGGACTGGATGATAttgcttgcttgttttcttgttcttcttgatttgtcatgtattttattttatcttttagaaGAGAatcttttttataattttgttcg containing:
- the znf703 gene encoding zinc finger protein 703 isoform X2 codes for the protein MRDLPGGPEPLLRIQSQERKDADFSGDPLRRGTVLPSVSTATSCPSPSDPSRQAKRLPIRIVKMLTAHSGHLLHPEYLQPLTSAPLDAKKSPLALLAQTCSQIGKPDPPSSSKLASLSSGSLGDKESSNRSSKPGEQHQSLDDKSSFKPYSKPSGDCRKDVLVTKGPPEKAAFRVPNGGSSGGSASCPSFPPHSRSPSSNSPPLHTQSQSHRQSHSPSTQPPSHSQASHMDRKTGSPEQAISDSNSNNSAGKKDSDAAKSGMDGAQLANSSQVRATANSSNASSASSPRPESKTEMPASSQSGLSSGHIAPVSPFKPGHSVFPLPPAAMGYHGSIVGAYAGYPSQFVPGLDPTKSSLGLGLPGKHPSSSPLTGASPPSLMQGLCRDPYCLSYPNTPHLGGSNCSTCVHDPSSLKSGFPLVYPSHPLHSLHSSSLSSSTTPSLSHPLYTYGFMIPNEPLAHVCNWVSVSGPCDKRFATSEELLAHLRTHTALPGMVDSKLLSAYPSSVSSTASCHLHLPPPSSPGALPSSFSLRGSPGLGLARYHPYSKSHLTGAPGLPMPSLPSSSAYYSPYALYNQRLGSASALGYQ
- the znf703 gene encoding zinc finger protein 703 isoform X1, which encodes MRDLPGGPEPLLRIQSQERKDADFSGDPLRRGTVLPSVSTATSCPSPSDPSRQAKRLPIRIVKMLTAHSGHLLHPEYLQPLTSAPVSIELDAKKSPLALLAQTCSQIGKPDPPSSSKLASLSSGSLGDKESSNRSSKPGEQHQSLDDKSSFKPYSKPSGDCRKDVLVTKGPPEKAAFRVPNGGSSGGSASCPSFPPHSRSPSSNSPPLHTQSQSHRQSHSPSTQPPSHSQASHMDRKTGSPEQAISDSNSNNSAGKKDSDAAKSGMDGAQLANSSQVRATANSSNASSASSPRPESKTEMPASSQSGLSSGHIAPVSPFKPGHSVFPLPPAAMGYHGSIVGAYAGYPSQFVPGLDPTKSSLGLGLPGKHPSSSPLTGASPPSLMQGLCRDPYCLSYPNTPHLGGSNCSTCVHDPSSLKSGFPLVYPSHPLHSLHSSSLSSSTTPSLSHPLYTYGFMIPNEPLAHVCNWVSVSGPCDKRFATSEELLAHLRTHTALPGMVDSKLLSAYPSSVSSTASCHLHLPPPSSPGALPSSFSLRGSPGLGLARYHPYSKSHLTGAPGLPMPSLPSSSAYYSPYALYNQRLGSASALGYQ